One Argentina anserina chromosome 6, drPotAnse1.1, whole genome shotgun sequence genomic window, cgtcggaatttttggtaaatcgaaaacatcactattatgccataagggaggacctattacaaataggTGAACGCtgaaagccatttgcatatctgaaatcacctaatttttgttacttatcatgcgcggtcgcactaaagaaatatatttggcaaagtcccggtcaatagggtttcaatatgtgaaaacgcctcttttttagttaaccgtaggtacgaacggtcaaaccatgtccaaaatggacgaaatttttacggtgtccctaaatatatataccaatcacatctgctggtgtcgatcgaccatatttcgaattagagttcacgatcacctaagtgtcaactaatgtatcataacctttatattaggtttaaaataaaactatcgcattatgaagcgactatatgaaggaaacttctagggatcgatcgacaccagccgatgtaatcggtatatatatttagtgaccctataaaaattttcatccaattcggacctcatttaaccgtcagaattttttgtaaatcgaaaacaccactattatgccataagggaggacctattacaaatatgcgaacgccgaaagccgtttgcatatctgaaatcacctaatttttgttatctatcatgcgcggtcgcactatagaaatatatttggtaaagccccggtcaatagggtttcaatatgtgaaaacgcctcttttttagttaaccgtaggtacgaacggtcaaaccatgtccaaaacggacgaaatttttacgggttccctaaatatatataccaatcacatatgctggtgtcgatcgatcatatttcgaattagagttggcgatttcataagtgtcaactaatgtatcataacatttatattaggtttaaaataaaactatcgcattatgaagaaagcaagacggctaaataatgcgcctcttatacattaggtcaattaGGTTAGAAATTATGTGCGCCTGTGAGGCCgaccacactatttttttattaaaaaaataataataatgtaaaattataaatatgacaaaatgatgtcgttttgtaacgttgaccattgacttcgggttgttcgggtcggttcggtttctaagggactgaacccaaaacccaacccaaatggaatcgattcggttcggtttttttattttcggttcggtttgattcgggtttcggtttgttcggattcggtttgggttcggatccggttttttttcggttttcgggtcagtttgtccacccctagTAGTAACGTATTGTTTCTGCTCGGAACTGAAAAATATATTGTGTGAGGTCGTTCCGTCGTTCAGCAGTTCAGCTAATATTAGCACATAAATAAAGTTCCAACTTCATACTGAAATACATGCTTCAAAAATTCCAAAACGAAAACTCAATCATGTACGTTTTTACTGCTGACATTTTTTGTGTCTAGAGACTAGAGTCCAGACCACAGATTATTGGATATTTTCCATTACCTGGTTTTCTAGATCCTTTCACacgtttttgtttcttttaattttgtgtaatatatatgtttttagaATGTGTATGTGGCTATCATTCTGCCACGTGACCCAGGTGAAGGTTTACTAGGTGAGTGgaagaatttttggtaaaggTATAACATACTACGTAGTTAGTGCATGTGATGTTGATTATTTATTCCCCAATGGATAACTTGACAAACGAATGCAGGCAAAAAAATAATAGAACACTCACGGGAAGCTCTATGGTTCTGAGAGAGCTGAGGGTGCATAAATTACGACAGAGACGACATATATGCAAATCATGTACAGTTCTTCTTGAAGCTCAATTATCAACACGCAGTCCCAtacatagaacaacatattcTGATAATCAATCAACCTGAATACCTTTTGCCACAGGCTCCCACAGTATATCGATCTGATACACAATGAGAACCACccaaatgaaaacataataCAAATAACAGACGATAATTAAGTAAAACCATGAAGTACTTTTACTTCCAAAGTTTGATGATGAGCGGATCACATACGTACGCACATGCTATTATTACTACTGCCAAATATTACTGAAAACCCTAATTGAGCTTTAAAACCCTCGAACGACGTCGGGGAGACTCTGCAGCTTATGAAGGACACTTGAATCCATCGGGAGGAGTCTTCCCACAGTCGATGAGGACCTGAAGAGCAAGGGGTatgatgatgttgatgttTAGGAGCTTAAGCCTGATGGTGGTGCAGAGGCAAATGGCGGCGTCCAAATCTAGCAGTCCTCCAAGCACAGGACAGCAAGCATCTTTAGCACTACCCCCAATTCCGACGTGAATCAGCCCTCCGAGCACATCAACACAGGCCCCTAGCTTGAGAGCGTCGATGGGACATGTGTCTTTTGGTGGCGGAGGTGGATATGGTACTACTGAAGGGGGTGGCGGAGGGGGATATGGCACTACTGAAGGTGGTGGAGGAGGGCAGGGTGTTTCTATTGGTGGCCGCGGTGGCGGGCTAGGGTACACCGGTGGTGGGTATTTGGGGGGCTTGGGAGTAATTGGTGGGTACACAATTGGTGGTTTAGGGATGAAAGGTGGATGCACGATTGGCGGTTTTGGGATGAAGGGAGGGTGCACAATTGGTGGTTTTGGGATATAGGGTGGGTGGACAATTGGTGGTTGTGGGATGAAGGGTGGGTGGACAATTGGTGGTTTCGGGTAGTGTGGTGGTTGTGGTGTTGGTacatggggaggtttcacATGCGGTGGCTTCACTGGTGGTTTGGGAATGTAGGGAGGCTTCACGTGTGGCGGCTTCACCGGCGGTTTGGGAATGTATGGAGGCTTCACATGTGGTGGTTTTACTGGTGGTTTGGGAATGTAGGGAGGCTTCACATGGGGTGGTTTTACGGGTGG contains:
- the LOC126798141 gene encoding 36.4 kDa proline-rich protein-like — protein: MGTSYVLALLLVLILNLGSFLPSLANAPYCAPPTYPPKFPPKHPPHVKPPVHPTPHPPHVKPPVKPPHVKPPYTPKPPVKPPHVKPPYIPKPPVKPPHVKPPYIPKPPVKPPHVKPPYIPKPPVKPPHVKPPYIPKPPVKPPHVKPPYIPKPPVKPPHVKPPHVPTPQPPHYPKPPIVHPPFIPQPPIVHPPYIPKPPIVHPPFIPKPPIVHPPFIPKPPIVYPPITPKPPKYPPPVYPSPPPRPPIETPCPPPPPSVVPYPPPPPPSVVPYPPPPPKDTCPIDALKLGACVDVLGGLIHVGIGGSAKDACCPVLGGLLDLDAAICLCTTIRLKLLNINIIIPLALQVLIDCGKTPPDGFKCPS